A single region of the Populus nigra chromosome 2, ddPopNigr1.1, whole genome shotgun sequence genome encodes:
- the LOC133681812 gene encoding uncharacterized protein LOC133681812: MSRPMEEDAPSKNEEEEFSTGPLSVLMMSVKNNTQVLINCRNNKKLLGRVRAFDRHCNMVLENVREMWTEVPKTGKGKKKAQPVNKDRFISKMFLRGDSVIIVLRNPK; the protein is encoded by the exons ATGAG TAGGCCGATGGAAGAGGATGCCCCG AGCAAGAATGAGGAGGAGGAATTCAGCACTGGGCCGCTCTCTGTTCTGATGATGAGTGTCAAAAATAATACCCAG GTACTAATTAACTGCCGCAACAACAAGAAGCTTCTTGGACGCGTGAGGGCATTCGATCGACATTGCAACATGGTTCTTGAAAATGTTAGGGAGATGTGGACTGAG GTGCCAAAAACTGGGAAAGGCAAGAAGAAAGCTCAGCCAGTCAACAAAGATAGATTCATCAGCAAAATGTTCCTCCGTGGTGATTCTGTTATTATTGTCCTTAGGAATCCGAAGTGA
- the LOC133681713 gene encoding magnesium/proton exchanger isoform X1, which produces MASAYNQSDGGRFGDTNIVGHDKCESYFLFRGETTLGEGFRTFLYFLGLAYCFIGLSAITARFFRSMENVVKQSRKVVEIDPHTNAEVIRYEKVWNYAIADISLLAFGTSFPQISLATIDAIQNIGNLYAGGMGPGTLVGSAAFDLFPIHAVCVVVPKAGELKKIADIGVWLVELFWSFWAYIWLYIILEVWTPNVITLWEALLTVLQYGLLLMHAYAQDKRWPYLSLPIPRTERPEEWVPGEVPSPTHENNVYGEENGNVVDIFSIHSNNGTGPVYQKVPVTDDAAESSNKHFHQEKDSHVLSLWKEQFVDALTMESLETRKLNSIHLRVARISWQLILAPWRLLFAFVPPYHFAHGWIAFIFSLLFISGIAYIVTKLTDVISCVTGINAYVIAFTALASGTSWPDLVASKIAAERQTTADSAIANITCSNSVNIYVGIGVPWLIDTAYNFFMYNEPLRIQNAAGLSFSLLVFFCTSIGCIAVLVLRRLTLKAELGGPRIWAWVTFVYFMLLWIIFVVLSSLRVSGII; this is translated from the exons ATGGCCTCCGCGTATAACCAAAGTGATGGCGGCAGATTTGGAGATACCAATATTGTTGGGCATGACAAATGTGAAAGCTACTTTCTTTTCCGAGGCGAAACTACCCTTGGAGAGGGTTTTCGGAccttcttatattttcttggtcTTGCTTATTGTTTCATTGGATTATCAGCTATAACTGCTCGTTTTTTCCGGTCTATGGAGAATGTTGTTAAGCAGTCGAGGAAAGTGGTGGAGATTGACCCACACACGAATGCTGAAGTTATCAGATATGAGAAGGTGTGGAATTATGCAATTGCAGACATTTCTTTGCTTGCCTTCGGGACCAGCTTTCCTCAGATTTCACTAGCTACTATTGATGCCATACAAAATATTGGCAACCTGTATGCTGGAG GGATGGGTCCTGGAACACTTGTTGGCTCTGCTGCATTTGACCTTTTTCCAATCCATGCTGTTTGTGTTGTGGTTCCGAAAGCCGGAGAATTGAAAAAGATAGCTGATATAGGAGTTTGGCTGGTGGAGCTGTTTTGGTCTTTCTGGGCATACATTTGGCTCTATATAATTTTAGAG GTATGGACCCCGAATGTCATTACGCTTTGGGAAGCCTTATTGACGGTATTGCAATATGGTTTACTGCTAATGCATGCTTATGCTCAAGACAAGCGCTGGCCTTACTTATCTCTTCCTAT TCCAAGAACGGAAAGGCCAGAGGAGTGGGTGCCGGGAGAGGTCCCTTCTCCCACGCATGAGAACAATGTGTATGGGGAAGAAAATGGGAATGTTGTTGACATATTCTCTATCCATTCAAATAATGGTACAG GTCCAGTCTATCAAAAAGTGCCTGTAACAGATGACGCAGCTGAATCCTCCAACAAACATTTTCACCAGGAGAAAGATTCACATGTGCTTTCTCTTTGGAAAGAGCAATTTGTGGATGCACTCACG ATGGAAAGTCTAGAAACAAGAAAACTAAACAGTATTCATCTACGGGTAGCAAGAATTTCCTGGCAACTAATCCTTGCACCTTGGAGACTTTTGTTCGCTTTTGTGCCTCCATATCATTTTGCTCATGGCTGGATTGCCTTTATTTTCTCTCTACTATTCATCAGTGGAATAGCTTACATTGTAACAAAGCTCACTGATGTCATAAGCTGTGTCACAG GAATAAATGCTTATGTCATTGCATTCACAGCATTAGCTAGTGGAACTTCATGGCCGGATTTAGTGGCGAGTAAGATTGCTGCTGAACGCCAGACAACAGCAGACTCCGCCATTGCAAACATCACTTGCAG cAATTCGGTGAACATATATGTAGGAATCGGTGTTCCATGGCTTATTGACACTGCCTACAATTTTTTCATGTACAACGAACCGTTGCGTATTCAAAATGCTGCTGGACTCAGCTTTTCATTGCTTGTTTTCTTCTGTACTTCTATAGGCTGTATTGCTGTTCTCGTGCTCAGGCGTTTGACACTGAAAGCAGAACTTGGAGGACCAAGGATCTGGGCATGGGTAACCTTTGTGTATTTCATGTTGCTTtggattatttttgttgtgCTCTCCTCCCTCAGAGTCTCTGGCATTATTTGA
- the LOC133682075 gene encoding caffeoylshikimate esterase-like translates to MRMEFEYREEYIKSSRGVQLFTCRWLPANSCSPKALVFLCHGYGMECGGFMRECGVRLASARYAVFGIDYEGHGRSTGSRCYIKKFENIVNDCDEFFKSVCAEKEYRYKGRFLYGESMGGAVALLLHMKEPSFYNGAVLAAPMCKISEKLKPHQVVINILTGFEDLIPKWKIVPSKDVIDSAFKDPVKREEIRNNKLIYQDKPRLKTALEMLRTSMRVEESLNKVTLPFLVLHGDSDTVTDPEISKALYERASSIDKTMKLYPGMWHGLTAGETDENVGIVFTDVVAWLDKYTAEGSNLVVEPLHETFNIGIEKLPSPPPTTHKPSLGCYLCGFKETRTLHSAM, encoded by the exons ATGAGGATGGAGTTTGAATATCGGGAG GAGTATATAAAAAGTTCGAGAGGAGTGCAGCTCTTTACATGTAGATGGTTGCCTGCGAATTCATGTTCTCCAAAAGCACTTGTTTTCCTTTGCCATG GGTATGGCATGGAGTGCGGTGGTTTCATGAGAG AATGTGGAGTCAGGCTAGCAAGTGCTCGATATGCTGTGTTTGGAATTGACTACGAGGGGCATGGACGGTCCACTGGTTCTCGTTGTTACATCAAGAAGTTTGAAAACATAGTGAACGACTGCGATGAATTTTTCAAGTCAGTTTGTG CCGAGAAAGAATACAGGTATAAGGGCAGGTTCCTATATGGAGAGTCCATGGGAGGAGCAGTTGCCCTGTTACTCCACATGAAGGAACCTTCTTTTTATAATGGCGCTGTTCTTGCCGCCCCTATGTGTAAG aTATCGGAGAAGTTGAAGCCACACCAGGTGGTTATTAATATCTTGACTGGTTTTGAAGATCTTATACCAAAGTGGAAGATTGTCCCGTCAAAAGATGTCATTGACTCTGCCTTTAAAGACCCTGTTAAGAGAGAAGAG ATAAGGAATAACAAGCTGATATACCAAGACAAGCCTAGGCTGAAAACAGCGCTGGAAATGCTCAGAACTAGCATGAGGGTGGAGGAAAGTTTAAATAAG GTGACACTACCATTCTTAGTGTTGCACGGTGACTCAGATACGGTGACGGACCCTGAAATAAGCAAGGCCTTGTATGAGCGAGCAAGCAGCATAGACAAGACCATGAAATTGTACCCTGGAATGTGGCATGGTTTGACGGCGGGAGAAACTGATGAAAACGTTGGAATCGTTTTTACCGACGTTGTAGCTTGGCTTGACAAGTACACCGCCGAGGGAAGTAATCTTGTTGTTGAACCGTTGCATGAAACTTTCAACATTGGCATAGAGAAACTTCCATCTCCGCCGCCTACGACTCACAAGCCATCACTTGGTTGCTATCTTTGTGGATTTAAGGAAACCCGCACGCTTCATTCCGCTATGTAG
- the LOC133681656 gene encoding large ribosomal subunit protein eL22z: MSRAAAAGAKGKKKGASFVIDCAKPVEDKIMDIASLEKFLQERIKVGGKAGALGDSVTVTREKNKITVTSDSNFSKRYLKYLTKKYLKKHNVRDWLRVISSNKDRNVYELRYFNIAENEGEEEE; this comes from the exons ATGAGTCGGGCGGCAGCAGCAGGAGCAAAGGGAAAGAAGAAGGGAGCGTCCTTCGTCATTGATTGCGCTAAGCCGGTGGAGGATAAGATCATGGATATCGCCTCTCTCGAGAAGTTCCTCCAGGAGAGGATCAAGGTTGGTGGAAAGGCCGGTGCTCTTGGTGACTCTGTTACCGTTACTCGTGAGAAGAACAAGATCACCGTTACCTCCGACAGCAACTTCTCTAAGCG gTATTTAAAGTACTTGACCAAAAAGTACTTGAAGAAACACAATGTGAGGGACTGGCTTCGAGTTATTTCTTCCAACAAAGACAGGAATGTTTATGAATTGCGCTACTTTAACATTGCCGAGAATGAGGGAGAGGAGGAAGAGTGA
- the LOC133681714 gene encoding LOW QUALITY PROTEIN: blue-light photoreceptor PHR2 (The sequence of the model RefSeq protein was modified relative to this genomic sequence to represent the inferred CDS: inserted 2 bases in 2 codons), which translates to MDSKLRNPETPESISEEEKQQLAIVSSSPFATASLSLSLSLSTILPTHFLTQPKISALFSSPPTKAKIPTQATSLTHLSLXFSTSSPKLSFKSTISANPLXTPLTLGPRRPSDPSNAAGTRRACIVWFRNDLRVHDNECLNSANNDSMSVLPVYCFDPRDYGKSSSGFDKTGPYRANFLIESVSDLRKNLQARGSDLVVRVGRPETVLVELAKAIGADAVYAHREVSHDEVKAEDKIEEVMKDEGVEVKYFWGSTLYHLDDLPFKLEDMPSNYGGFKEKVQVLEIRKTVETLDELKGLPSRGDVEPGDIPNLLDLGLNPTQDGKATASASMVGGEAEALQRLQKFAAECQAQPHKGINGSHDSIYGANFSCKISPWLTVGCISPRSLFDELKKTAARTISGASNRGGGGGGSPDSGMNWLMFELLWRDFFRFITKKYSAPRKQLEATPATACTTGAFA; encoded by the exons atGGATTCCAAACTTCGAAACCCAGAAACCCCAGAATCCAtttcagaagaagaaaaacagcaACTTGCCATTGTCTCTTCATCCCCTTTTGCCActgcttctctttctctttctctttctctctccaccaTTCTACCTACCCATTTTTTAACTCAACCTAAAATCTCAGCTCTTTTTTCCTCTCCACCAACCAAGGCGAAAATACCTACTCAAGCCACCTCTCTCACtcacctctctc ttttctccacTTCTTCTCCTAAACTCTCCTTTAAGTCTACCATCTCTGCCAACCCTC CAACCCCCCTCACTCTTGGCCCCCGCCGCCCCTCTGACCCCTCCAATGCTGCCGGAACTCGCCGAGCTTGCATCGTTTGGTTTCGCAATGACTTGCGTGTCCATGACAATGAGTGcctcaactctgccaacaacgACTCTATGTCTGTTTTGCCTGTTTATTGTTTTGACCCGAGAGATTATGGCAAATCCTCTTCTGGGTTTGATAAAACTGGACCTTATCGTGCCAATTTCTTGATTGAATCTGTCTCTGACCTGCGCAAGAACTTGCAGGCTAGAGGATCTGATCTTGTGGTGAGAGTGGGGAGACCGGAGACCGTGTTGGTTGAATTGGCAAAGGCTATTGGAGCTGATGCTGTGTATGCGCATAGAGAGGTGTCTCATGATGAGGTTAAGGCAGAGGACAAGATTGAGGAGGTTATGAAAGATGAGGGAGTTGAGGTGAAGTACTTTTGGGGAAGTACTTTGTATCATTTGGATGATTTGCCTTTCAAGTTGGAAGATATGCCATCGAATTATGGTGGGTTTAAGGAGAAAGTGCAGGTTTTGGAGATTAGGAAGACCGTTGAGACCTTGGATGAATTAAAGGGTTTGCCTTCAAGAGGAGATGTGGAGCCTGGGGATATCCCTAATCTATTGGATTTGGGTCTCAACCCAACTCAG GATGGGAAGGCAACTGCAAGTGCTTCTATGGTGGGAGGCGAGGCTGAAGCACTACAGAGGCTCCAGAAATTTGCAGCTGAGTGCCAAGCACAACCTCACAAGGGAATCAATGGCAGCCATGACAGCATATATGGCGCAAACTTTTCCTGCAAAATCTCTCCATGGCTCACAGTGGGATGCATCTCTCCCCGTTCCTTGTTTGATGAGCTTAAGAAGACTGCTGCAAG AACAATTTCTGGTGCCTCAAAtcgcggtggtggtggtggtggttcaCCTGATAGTGGAATGAACTGGTTGATGTTTGAGTTGTTGTGGAGGGATTTCTTCAG ATTCATTACCAAGAAATACAGTGCTCCAAGGAAACAGCTGGAAGCAACTCCAGCCACAGCTTGCACCACGGGTGCATTTGCTTAG
- the LOC133681713 gene encoding magnesium/proton exchanger isoform X2 — MASAYNQSDGGRFGDTNIVGHDKCESYFLFRGETTLGEGFRTFLYFLGLAYCFIGLSAITARFFRSMENVVKQSRKVVEIDPHTNAEVIRYEKVWNYAIADISLLAFGTSFPQISLATIDAIQNIGNLYAGGMGPGTLVGSAAFDLFPIHAVCVVVPKAGELKKIADIGVWLVELFWSFWAYIWLYIILEVWTPNVITLWEALLTVLQYGLLLMHAYAQDKRWPYLSLPIPRTERPEEWVPGEVPSPTHENNVYGEENGNVVDIFSIHSNNGPVYQKVPVTDDAAESSNKHFHQEKDSHVLSLWKEQFVDALTMESLETRKLNSIHLRVARISWQLILAPWRLLFAFVPPYHFAHGWIAFIFSLLFISGIAYIVTKLTDVISCVTGINAYVIAFTALASGTSWPDLVASKIAAERQTTADSAIANITCSNSVNIYVGIGVPWLIDTAYNFFMYNEPLRIQNAAGLSFSLLVFFCTSIGCIAVLVLRRLTLKAELGGPRIWAWVTFVYFMLLWIIFVVLSSLRVSGII, encoded by the exons ATGGCCTCCGCGTATAACCAAAGTGATGGCGGCAGATTTGGAGATACCAATATTGTTGGGCATGACAAATGTGAAAGCTACTTTCTTTTCCGAGGCGAAACTACCCTTGGAGAGGGTTTTCGGAccttcttatattttcttggtcTTGCTTATTGTTTCATTGGATTATCAGCTATAACTGCTCGTTTTTTCCGGTCTATGGAGAATGTTGTTAAGCAGTCGAGGAAAGTGGTGGAGATTGACCCACACACGAATGCTGAAGTTATCAGATATGAGAAGGTGTGGAATTATGCAATTGCAGACATTTCTTTGCTTGCCTTCGGGACCAGCTTTCCTCAGATTTCACTAGCTACTATTGATGCCATACAAAATATTGGCAACCTGTATGCTGGAG GGATGGGTCCTGGAACACTTGTTGGCTCTGCTGCATTTGACCTTTTTCCAATCCATGCTGTTTGTGTTGTGGTTCCGAAAGCCGGAGAATTGAAAAAGATAGCTGATATAGGAGTTTGGCTGGTGGAGCTGTTTTGGTCTTTCTGGGCATACATTTGGCTCTATATAATTTTAGAG GTATGGACCCCGAATGTCATTACGCTTTGGGAAGCCTTATTGACGGTATTGCAATATGGTTTACTGCTAATGCATGCTTATGCTCAAGACAAGCGCTGGCCTTACTTATCTCTTCCTAT TCCAAGAACGGAAAGGCCAGAGGAGTGGGTGCCGGGAGAGGTCCCTTCTCCCACGCATGAGAACAATGTGTATGGGGAAGAAAATGGGAATGTTGTTGACATATTCTCTATCCATTCAAATAATG GTCCAGTCTATCAAAAAGTGCCTGTAACAGATGACGCAGCTGAATCCTCCAACAAACATTTTCACCAGGAGAAAGATTCACATGTGCTTTCTCTTTGGAAAGAGCAATTTGTGGATGCACTCACG ATGGAAAGTCTAGAAACAAGAAAACTAAACAGTATTCATCTACGGGTAGCAAGAATTTCCTGGCAACTAATCCTTGCACCTTGGAGACTTTTGTTCGCTTTTGTGCCTCCATATCATTTTGCTCATGGCTGGATTGCCTTTATTTTCTCTCTACTATTCATCAGTGGAATAGCTTACATTGTAACAAAGCTCACTGATGTCATAAGCTGTGTCACAG GAATAAATGCTTATGTCATTGCATTCACAGCATTAGCTAGTGGAACTTCATGGCCGGATTTAGTGGCGAGTAAGATTGCTGCTGAACGCCAGACAACAGCAGACTCCGCCATTGCAAACATCACTTGCAG cAATTCGGTGAACATATATGTAGGAATCGGTGTTCCATGGCTTATTGACACTGCCTACAATTTTTTCATGTACAACGAACCGTTGCGTATTCAAAATGCTGCTGGACTCAGCTTTTCATTGCTTGTTTTCTTCTGTACTTCTATAGGCTGTATTGCTGTTCTCGTGCTCAGGCGTTTGACACTGAAAGCAGAACTTGGAGGACCAAGGATCTGGGCATGGGTAACCTTTGTGTATTTCATGTTGCTTtggattatttttgttgtgCTCTCCTCCCTCAGAGTCTCTGGCATTATTTGA
- the LOC133682070 gene encoding outer envelope pore protein 16-4, chloroplastic isoform X2 — MEEELIGAVPCSSLAVDSVLRVGTAGAIWGSCIGPYDARKRGLTGVAQASFVAKTIGKFGFQCGLVAGVFTATCCGIQRYRRQNDWGQLLLLGQEVGHRLLGWLVWFLPLVLPLIIPKPFELSAKK; from the exons ATGGAAGAAGAACTCATCGGCGCGGTGCCGTGCTCTTCCCTCGCCGTTGATTCCGTACTCCGTGTTGGAACG GCAGGTGCAATTTGGGGGTCATGCATAGGTCCTTATGATGCTCGTAAAAGAG GCCTGACTGGCGTAGCTCAGGCTTCCTTTGTG GCAAAGACAATAGGGAAATTCGGTTTCCAATGTG GGCTTGTCGCTGGAGTTTTTACTGCTACTTGTTGTGGAATTCAAAGATATAGGAGGCAGAATGACTGG GGGCAGCTGTTGCTGCTGGGACAAGAAGTTGGACACAGGTTGTTGGGATGGCTGGTCTGGTTTCTGCCTTTAGTGTTGCCGCTGATTATTCCAAAACCTTTTGAGTTATCTGCTAAAAAATAA
- the LOC133682070 gene encoding outer envelope pore protein 16-4, chloroplastic isoform X1, protein MEEELIGAVPCSSLAVDSVLRVGTAGAIWGSCIGPYDARKRGLTGVAQASFVAKTIGKFGFQCGLVAGVFTATCCGIQRYRRQNDWVNPLIAGAVAGAAVAAGTRSWTQVVGMAGLVSAFSVAADYSKTF, encoded by the exons ATGGAAGAAGAACTCATCGGCGCGGTGCCGTGCTCTTCCCTCGCCGTTGATTCCGTACTCCGTGTTGGAACG GCAGGTGCAATTTGGGGGTCATGCATAGGTCCTTATGATGCTCGTAAAAGAG GCCTGACTGGCGTAGCTCAGGCTTCCTTTGTG GCAAAGACAATAGGGAAATTCGGTTTCCAATGTG GGCTTGTCGCTGGAGTTTTTACTGCTACTTGTTGTGGAATTCAAAGATATAGGAGGCAGAATGACTGG GTGAATCCTCTAATTGCGGGTGCTGTGGCAGGGGCAGCTGTTGCTGCTGGGACAAGAAGTTGGACACAGGTTGTTGGGATGGCTGGTCTGGTTTCTGCCTTTAGTGTTGCCGCTGATTATTCCAAAACCTTTTGA
- the LOC133681713 gene encoding magnesium/proton exchanger isoform X3, translating into MASAYNQSDGGRFGDTNIVGHDKCESYFLFRGETTLGEGFRTFLYFLGLAYCFIGLSAITARFFRSMENVVKQSRKVVEIDPHTNAEVIRYEKVWNYAIADISLLAFGTSFPQISLATIDAIQNIGNLYAGGMGPGTLVGSAAFDLFPIHAVCVVVPKAGELKKIADIGVWLVELFWSFWAYIWLYIILEVWTPNVITLWEALLTVLQYGLLLMHAYAQDKRWPYLSLPIPRTERPEEWVPGEVPSPTHENNVYGEENGNVVDIFSIHSNNGTGPVYQKVPVTDDAAESSNKHFHQEKDSHVLSLWKEQFVDALTMESLETRKLNSIHLRVARISWQLILAPWRLLFAFVPPYHFAHGWIAFIFSLLFISGIAYIVTKLTDVISCVTGINAYVIAFTALASGTSWPDLVASKIAAERQTTADSAIANITCRLYCCSRAQAFDTESRTWRTKDLGMGNLCVFHVALDYFCCALLPQSLWHYLIDSF; encoded by the exons ATGGCCTCCGCGTATAACCAAAGTGATGGCGGCAGATTTGGAGATACCAATATTGTTGGGCATGACAAATGTGAAAGCTACTTTCTTTTCCGAGGCGAAACTACCCTTGGAGAGGGTTTTCGGAccttcttatattttcttggtcTTGCTTATTGTTTCATTGGATTATCAGCTATAACTGCTCGTTTTTTCCGGTCTATGGAGAATGTTGTTAAGCAGTCGAGGAAAGTGGTGGAGATTGACCCACACACGAATGCTGAAGTTATCAGATATGAGAAGGTGTGGAATTATGCAATTGCAGACATTTCTTTGCTTGCCTTCGGGACCAGCTTTCCTCAGATTTCACTAGCTACTATTGATGCCATACAAAATATTGGCAACCTGTATGCTGGAG GGATGGGTCCTGGAACACTTGTTGGCTCTGCTGCATTTGACCTTTTTCCAATCCATGCTGTTTGTGTTGTGGTTCCGAAAGCCGGAGAATTGAAAAAGATAGCTGATATAGGAGTTTGGCTGGTGGAGCTGTTTTGGTCTTTCTGGGCATACATTTGGCTCTATATAATTTTAGAG GTATGGACCCCGAATGTCATTACGCTTTGGGAAGCCTTATTGACGGTATTGCAATATGGTTTACTGCTAATGCATGCTTATGCTCAAGACAAGCGCTGGCCTTACTTATCTCTTCCTAT TCCAAGAACGGAAAGGCCAGAGGAGTGGGTGCCGGGAGAGGTCCCTTCTCCCACGCATGAGAACAATGTGTATGGGGAAGAAAATGGGAATGTTGTTGACATATTCTCTATCCATTCAAATAATGGTACAG GTCCAGTCTATCAAAAAGTGCCTGTAACAGATGACGCAGCTGAATCCTCCAACAAACATTTTCACCAGGAGAAAGATTCACATGTGCTTTCTCTTTGGAAAGAGCAATTTGTGGATGCACTCACG ATGGAAAGTCTAGAAACAAGAAAACTAAACAGTATTCATCTACGGGTAGCAAGAATTTCCTGGCAACTAATCCTTGCACCTTGGAGACTTTTGTTCGCTTTTGTGCCTCCATATCATTTTGCTCATGGCTGGATTGCCTTTATTTTCTCTCTACTATTCATCAGTGGAATAGCTTACATTGTAACAAAGCTCACTGATGTCATAAGCTGTGTCACAG GAATAAATGCTTATGTCATTGCATTCACAGCATTAGCTAGTGGAACTTCATGGCCGGATTTAGTGGCGAGTAAGATTGCTGCTGAACGCCAGACAACAGCAGACTCCGCCATTGCAAACATCACTTGCAG GCTGTATTGCTGTTCTCGTGCTCAGGCGTTTGACACTGAAAGCAGAACTTGGAGGACCAAGGATCTGGGCATGGGTAACCTTTGTGTATTTCATGTTGCTTtggattatttttgttgtgCTCTCCTCCCTCAGAGTCTCTGGCATTATTTGATAGACAGCTTTTAG